The Deferribacterota bacterium sequence CTGTAGATGTAACATGTTTTGCCTTATTTATATTTAAAAAACAACTATTCTTTTCTAAGTTCATCTATTAACTTTTCAATTTTCTCAGCTTGTAATATATTTTGATCTACTATAAACTCTATCATAGGCATTCTCTTCATATAGAGCCTTTCTATTAATTTCATCTTAATAAAACCTTTTGCCTTATCGAGCTTTTCCTTTAATATATAGGGTTGTATATTTTTATTATTTGATATTATATATACCCTTGCCAATCCTAAATCTGGTGTCACAACTACATCAGTAATAACTACATTTTCAAATATAGCATCCCTCAATTCAAAACTTACTATTAAATATAACTCATTAAATATTTGTTTTGCAATCCTTTTATCTCTATAATTATATCTCTTCATTATAATAACTCTTTTCTTATATTTATGATTTCTATATTGTAGAAGTTATCAAAAAAATTAATTATATCATTAAATGTTCTTTCTACATGTTTACCCATATTTGAAACTGTTACAATTGCAATTGCGGATTTATTCCATATATCATAATCACCAACCTCTGCAATTGAAACATTAAAATTATTTTTGACCCTATCCTTAAGACCCTTTAAAACACTCCGTTTTTCTTTTAACGAAAAAGCGTCATTAATTAAAATCTCAACTAATATCAAACCAATTGTCAACTACATTTATCCATTAATATGTATTTATAACGCAGCTTTTTCCTCTATGAGTTCATAGACTTCAATGATATCGCCTTCCTTAATATCGTTAAATTTACTTATATTTATACCGCATTCATATCCACTTTGAACTTCTTTAACATCATCCTTAAATCTTTTAACGCTTTCTACTTTACCCTCATAGACAATAACACCGTCCCTAACAACCCTAGCAGGCATATCCCTAACAACCTTTCCTTCTAAAACATAGCAGCCTGCTACATTACCAACTTTACTTATAAATATAATTTTTCTAACCTCTGCCCTGCCAATAGTGTTTTCTCTAATTTTTGGTGCTAACATACCATTTAAGATATTTTTAACATCCTCAATAACATCATATATAATAGAATATGTATAAATATTAACACCTTCTCTCTCAGCTGCACTTTTAGCCTTACTATCAGGTCTTACATTAAACCCTATAATATATGCATTTGAAGCTGATGCCAATAATATATCAGATTCCCTAATGCCACCCACATTATCATGTATTATATTGATCTTTACTTCATCATTGGAAAGCTTCAAAAGGGATGATTTCAATGCCTCAACTGAACCTTGAGTATCACCTTTTATGATAATATTCAGATTTTTTATCTCCCCTTCTTTCATTTTTTCAAAAATTTGCTCTACAGAAAGTTGACCTTGTTGCTGCGATCTCTTTTTCTCAAGCCTTTCTCTTCTTATCTCAACAACCTTTTTTGCTATACTTTCATCATCAACAACAATTAGTCTTTCACCGGCATCAGCAACATCTTCAAAACCCATTACTTCAACAGGCATTGATGGGGTAGCCTTAGAAATATTCTTACCCATATAATTAAACATTGCTCTAACCTTACCAACTACTGTTCCTGCCACAAATACATCCCCTCTTCTCAAAGTGCCATTTCTAACTAGAACTGTAGCAACAGGACCTCTATGTTTATCAAGTGTTGATTCAATTATAATACCTTCTGCAGGCCTGTTTTTATTAGCCTTTAAATCTAAAATCTCAGCCTCTAGTAATATCTTATCTAATAATTCATCTATTCCCTTACCTTTAACAGCTGATATTTCTTGAAATTGTATATCACCACCCCATTCCTCTGGTATTACTCCAATCTCTGCTAGCTGTGATTTAACCCTTTCTATATTTGCATTAGCTTTATCTATCTTATTTATTGCAACAACCATCCTTACACCGGCTGCTCTTATATGATCTATCGCTTCTTTGGTTTGTGGCATAACTCCATCATCAGCAGCAACAACCAAAATAGCAACATCTGTAATATTGGCACCTCTTGATCTCATTGAGGTAAAGGCTTCATGTCCAGGTGTATCAATAAAGGTTATCTTGCCATTAGGTGTGTTTACCTCATAAGCACCAATATGTTGGGTTATACCACCTTTTTCTGAAGCAGCTACAGCTGTTTTTCTAATAGAATCAAGAAGCGTTGTCTTACCATGATCAACATGTCCCATAACTGTAACTACAGGAGATCTTGGGGCCAAATCTTCTGGCTTATCCTCATATTGAGGCAACAAGCCATCCTCTGTCTCGAGATTAGCCTCAACTTCTATATTATAATCTGCACATAATATCTCAGCAGTTTCATAATCTATATAGTCATTAATATTTGCCATTACACCCATTTGCATTAGTTTCTTAATCAACTCATTAGCTCTAATACCTATAAGCTCCGATAGATCAGCTACCCTAATGTTCTCTCCTATAGTTATCTTATTTGGTTTCTTACTCTTTTCTTCATCTGCTTTACTAGACTTTTTATCTGTTTTCTTTTTCTTCTCTTCTTCTTGTTTATGAAAATCTTCTT is a genomic window containing:
- the rbfA gene encoding 30S ribosome-binding factor RbfA, coding for MKRYNYRDKRIAKQIFNELYLIVSFELRDAIFENVVITDVVVTPDLGLARVYIISNNKNIQPYILKEKLDKAKGFIKMKLIERLYMKRMPMIEFIVDQNILQAEKIEKLIDELRKE
- a CDS encoding DUF503 domain-containing protein, which produces MTIGLILVEILINDAFSLKEKRSVLKGLKDRVKNNFNVSIAEVGDYDIWNKSAIAIVTVSNMGKHVERTFNDIINFFDNFYNIEIINIRKELL
- the infB gene encoding translation initiation factor IF-2: MARFNLEEIAKKVEMNIDELVKKLKDAGYNVDNNIKVIGENEVKSLGLDPRKLQIDKRQDMLKQALERHKRNPKAKEVLIKDKTEAVKKRKITREELLKKKQELKSSLQKVEIEREGKDRKEIERELLKEKDKPIESKVELEKDEVKEEKRPETELKSKEVRQTYDDMKTEKIEELIEEVDKTKSDKGEEESQAKPLDKEKIKEDEDIFEKKKVKSKKQSKKDKHLQKSIIEGIEELKYVEDIEKGKIEEDFHKQEEEKKKKTDKKSSKADEEKSKKPNKITIGENIRVADLSELIGIRANELIKKLMQMGVMANINDYIDYETAEILCADYNIEVEANLETEDGLLPQYEDKPEDLAPRSPVVTVMGHVDHGKTTLLDSIRKTAVAASEKGGITQHIGAYEVNTPNGKITFIDTPGHEAFTSMRSRGANITDVAILVVAADDGVMPQTKEAIDHIRAAGVRMVVAINKIDKANANIERVKSQLAEIGVIPEEWGGDIQFQEISAVKGKGIDELLDKILLEAEILDLKANKNRPAEGIIIESTLDKHRGPVATVLVRNGTLRRGDVFVAGTVVGKVRAMFNYMGKNISKATPSMPVEVMGFEDVADAGERLIVVDDESIAKKVVEIRRERLEKKRSQQQGQLSVEQIFEKMKEGEIKNLNIIIKGDTQGSVEALKSSLLKLSNDEVKINIIHDNVGGIRESDILLASASNAYIIGFNVRPDSKAKSAAEREGVNIYTYSIIYDVIEDVKNILNGMLAPKIRENTIGRAEVRKIIFISKVGNVAGCYVLEGKVVRDMPARVVRDGVIVYEGKVESVKRFKDDVKEVQSGYECGINISKFNDIKEGDIIEVYELIEEKAAL